The following proteins come from a genomic window of Penaeus monodon isolate SGIC_2016 chromosome 22, NSTDA_Pmon_1, whole genome shotgun sequence:
- the LOC119586782 gene encoding uncharacterized PE-PGRS family protein PE_PGRS54-like → MKLTYLLLALAAALVIAEAGPLNTENEEAENEFHEGNGEDGEMEENGNGEREEANGEGETNGGGDGEQNGGEMNEGTEGNEAGEEGEGNGEMNEANEAEAGEANEAEAGEMGEANEAGEISENNNAEGSTGSEAGGVEGRTRGNSGQQGTSRFLGGSLESLLNLGQSVVGGFLGGLGNPNFGAGPASPGFGGSPVGPGVGGSPVGPGFGGSPVGPGIGGVPVGPGFGGSPVSPGFGGSPVQPGFGGSPVGPGFGGSLINPGLVGGSVNPGFGGLVGNPGLGGACRYSCRAPNGRYVCCKPGSCPPVRPTCPEVRKFAPPTPCSNDFQCFGSDKCCYDTCLQETVCKPPLGIGGFGR, encoded by the coding sequence ATGAAGCTCACTTACCTGCTGCTGGCTCTGGCCGCCGCCCTCGTGATAGCGGAAGCCGGCCCTCTGAACACAGAAAATGAGGAAGCGGAGAACGAGTTTCACGAAGGCAACGGCGAGGacggggaaatggaagaaaacgggAACGGAGAACGGGAAGAAGCCaacggggagggagagacgaacggaggaggagatggagaacagAATGGAGGAGAAATGAATGAAGGGACCGAAGGTAATGAGgctggagaagaaggggaaggcaaTGGAGAAATGAATGAAGCTAATGAAGCCGAAGCCGGAGAGGCGAATGAAGCCGAGGCCGGAGAAATGGGTGAGGCTAATGAGGCTGGAGAGATCAGCGAAAACAACAATGCAGAAGGATCGACCGGCAGTGAGGCGGGTGGCGTTGAAGGACGCACTCGGGGCAACAGTGGACAGCAGGGTACCTCTCGCTTCCTCGGAGGGTCTCTCGAATCTCTCCTCAACCTTGGACAGTCTGTCGTGGGAGGATTTCTCGGGGGTCTCGGCAACCCCAACTTTGGAGCTGGTCCTGCGAGCCCAGGCTTCGGAGGCAGCCCCGTCGGCCCAGGTGTCGGAGGCAGTCCCGTCGGTCCAGGATTCGGAGGCAGTCCCGTCGGTCCAGGTATCGGAGGAGTCCCCGTCGGTCCAGGCTTCGGAGGCAGCCCCGTCAGCCCTGGCTTCGGCGGCAGCCCCGTTCAGCCAGGCTTCGGAGGAAGTCCCGTCGGGCCAGGATTCGGAGGCAGCCTCATTAACCCAGGCCTTGTAGGAGGATCCGTCAACCCCGGTTTCGGAGGCCTCGTCGGCAACCCAGGTCTTGGCGGTGCCTGTCGCTACAGCTGTCGCGCTCCCAACGGCAGGTACGTCTGTTGCAAGCCAGGCAGTTGCCCGCCCGTGCGCCCCACCTGCCCAGAGGTGAGGAAGTTTGCTCCGCCCACGCCTTGTTCAAATGACTTCCAGTGTTTCGGCTCCGACAAGTGCTGCTACGACACGTGCTTGCAGGAGACCGTCTGCAAGCCACCTCTAGGCATCGGGGGCTTCGGTCGCTGA
- the LOC119587472 gene encoding PE-PGRS family protein PE_PGRS47-like, whose translation MKLWLLIAVLALAAADDSSSTGQSNGGDDNGADDNGLDNDNGNDDAEAASDVEGRTRSSAAGKQQGRFFGGLGGFSPVGGVGGFSPVGGVGGFSPVGGISPVGGISPVGGVGGFSPVGGVGGINPVGGVGGISPVGGFGVNPVVGGGFGANPALGGFGVNPIHGGGLGIGPGIGGIVSPVAPPSTCRYWCRTPEGQAYCCENINQPQSAAGVVKPGFCPPVRPVCPLRSFQPPFTCSNDGACGGIDKCCFDRCLGEHVCKPPLGIGR comes from the coding sequence atgaaGCTTTGGCTACTGATCGCAGTCCTGGCTCTCGCTGCTGCTGACGACAGCAGTTCAACAGGCCAGTCTAACGGAGGCGACGACAACGGCGCTGATGACAACGGACTCGATAACGACAATGGCAACGACGATGCAGAAGCCGCGTCAGACGTCGAGGGACGCACTAGGTCTTCTGCGGCTGGGAAGCAACAGGGCAGATTCTTTGGCGGGTTGGGAGGCTTCAGTCCTGTTGGAGGTGTTGGAGGCTTCAGTCCTGTTGGAGGTGTTGGAGGCTTCAGTCCTGTTGGTGGTATCAGTCCTGTCGGAGGTATCAGTCCTGTTGGAGGTGTTGGAGGCTTCAGTCCTGTTGGAGGGGTTGGCGGTATCAATCCTGTTGGAGGTGTTGGAGGCATCAGTCCTGTTGGGGGATTTGGAGTTAATCcagtagtaggaggaggatttGGAGCAAATCCTGCTTTGGGAGGATTTGGTGTGAATCCTATTCATGGAGGAGGATTGGGCATTGGGCCTGGCATTGGAGGCATCGTGAGTCCTGTGGCTCCTCCCTCCACATGCCGCTACTGGTGCAGGACACCCGAGGGTCAGGCCTACTGCTGTGAGAACATCAACCAGCCACAGAGTGCTGCTGGTGTAGTCAAACCGGGATTCTGTCCCCCCGTCCGTCCAGTGTGCCCTCTCAGGAGCTTCCAGCCACCTTTCACTTGCTCCAACGACGGCGCTTGCGGAGGCATCGACAAGTGCTGCTTCGACAGATGTCTCGGCGAACACGTGTGCAAGCCTCCTCTGGGCATCGGGCGATAA
- the LOC119587473 gene encoding glycine-rich cell wall structural protein 1-like produces MKLFWLLIAVLALAAADDSSSTGQSNGGDDNGADDNGLDNDNGNDDAEAASDVEGRTRSSAAGKQQGRFFGGLGGFSPVGGVGGFSPVGGVGGFSPVGGISPVGGINPVGGVGGISPVGGFGVNPVVGGGFGANPALGGFGVNPIHGGGLGIGPGIGGIVSPVAPPSTCRYWCRTPEGQAYCCENINQPQSAAGVVKPGFCPPVRPVCPLRSFQPPFTCSNDGACGGIDKCCFDRCLGEHVCKPPLGIGR; encoded by the coding sequence ATGAAGTTGTTTTGGCTACTGATCGCAGTCCTGGCTCTCGCTGCTGCTGACGACAGCAGTTCAACAGGCCAGTCTAACGGAGGCGACGACAACGGCGCTGATGACAACGGACTCGATAACGACAATGGCAACGACGATGCAGAAGCCGCGTCAGACGTCGAGGGACGCACTAGGTCTTCTGCGGCTGGGAAGCAACAGGGCAGATTCTTTGGCGGGTTGGGAGGCTTCAGTCCTGTTGGAGGTGTTGGAGGCTTCAGTCCTGTTGGAGGTGTTGGAGGCTTCAGTCCTGTTGGTGGTATCAGTCCTGTTGGCGGTATCAATCCTGTTGGAGGTGTTGGAGGCATCAGTCCTGTTGGGGGATTTGGAGTTAATCcagtagtaggaggaggatttGGAGCAAATCCTGCTTTGGGAGGATTTGGTGTGAATCCTATTCATGGAGGAGGATTGGGCATTGGGCCTGGCATTGGAGGCATCGTGAGTCCTGTGGCTCCTCCCTCCACATGCCGCTACTGGTGCAGGACACCCGAGGGTCAGGCCTACTGCTGTGAGAACATCAACCAGCCACAGAGTGCTGCTGGTGTAGTCAAACCGGGATTCTGTCCCCCCGTTCGTCCAGTGTGCCCTCTTAGGAGCTTCCAGCCACCTTTCACTTGCTCTAACGACGGCGCTTGCGGAGGCATCGACAAGTGCTGCTTCGACAGATGTCTCGGCGAACACGTATGCAAGCCTCCTCTGGGCATCGGGCGATAA
- the LOC119587474 gene encoding ctenidin-3-like, with protein MKRLLLLVVIFALVVADDDNDATDGVEGRSRSKAQSGKKESRFFGGLGGFDPVGGLGGGFGLSGGLGGLGGGFGVDPSLAGGFGFNPALSGGFGVNPGFGGVNPAFTPVAPPSTCRYWCRTPEGQAYCCENINQPQSAAGVVKPGFCPPVRPVCPLRSFQPPFTCSNDGACGGIDKCCFDRCLGEHVCKAPLGIGR; from the coding sequence ATGAAGAGACTTCTGTTGCTGGTCGTGATTTTCGCCCTGGTGGTTGCTGACGACGACAATGACGCAACTGATGGCGTCGAGGGTCGTTCCAGAAGCAAAGCTCAGTCGGGCAAGAAGGAATCCAGATTCTTTGGAGGATTAGGAGGTTTTGATCCCGTTGGAGGATTGGGAGGAGGATTTGGATTGAGTGGCGGTCTTGGAGGACTGGGTGGAGGATTTGGAGTTGACCCATCACTTGCAGGAGGATTTGGATTCAACCCAGCTCTTTCAGGTGGATTTGGAGTAAACCCTGGCTTCGGAGGAGTAAATCCTGCATTTACTCCTGTGGCTCCTCCCTCCACATGCCGCTACTGGTGCAGGACACCCGAGGGTCAGGCCTACTGCTGTGAGAACATCAACCAGCCACAGAGTGCTGCTGGTGTAGTCAAACCGGGATTCTGTCCCCCCGTCCGTCCAGTGTGCCCTCTCAGGAGCTTCCAGCCACCTTTCACTTGCTCTAACGACGGCGCTTGCGGAGGCATCGACAAGTGCTGCTTCGACAGATGTCTCGGCGAGCACGTGTGCAAGGCTCCTCTGGGCATTGGGCGATAG